ATCTTGGATGGGGTATCTCAGGTGCAGAAGATAATGCCTCTGTTTGGATGGTTACTTGGAACTATACCAATATTAGAAGTTCTGGAGCCAGTACCGTACAAAGGGAAGCAGCCCAAACCTACGGACGTCCTTGGACCAGAATGGCACCCACAATCAATGTGCTTGAAGAAACTTTTGAAGAAAAAGATTTGGATTCTCGATACGATGGTACCTTTGCTACTACTTATCGTGGAAATTGGGACAAAGCAGGCGATGACACCCCTAGTTATCCAAATGCCAATGACTTACCTGTTGAGCCGGGCGACGCTATCCTGAGTTTCTTGGACGAAAACAATCCGGCTGTCGTGTATCCAGATGGTGCCGGTGAAAGCAACGTTGGAGCTGGAGTACTTCCAGGAAGGGCCGATTTTGTTATCGAACCTGGTGCAGTTAGCAGAATCGTATATCCAGGTTTGTGGAAATTGGGAACCTATAGAACAGATAACGACGGAGGCCTTGGCTCACCAAATGCCGGTCTCACACGCCCATTTCCAATTGCAAAATTCTCTGAGTTTTATTTTATTGCTGCCGAGGCTGCTGTTAAAGGGGCCGCAACTCAAAGTGGCAAGAGTGCTAGGGATTTGATGAACGTAATTAGGTCCAGAGCCGGAAAATGGCGTTTCGACAATGGTGAACAGGAAGAAAGGATAGAGGATAATAGTGATGCACTTGTAGCACAAACACCTGCTACTATTGACATCAACTTTATATTGGCGGAACGTTCAAGGGAGTACTTTGGAGAAGGTTACCGTTGGTATGATTTAGTTCGTACCCAAAAATGGGAAGAGCTGGCAGGAAGCTATAGGATAGCCGGACCTAATTACGGTGAACACACACCGCAAACGGTTGAAAGAACTATTGAGCCTTATCATTATTTACGTCCTATTCCGCAAGGTCAATTAGACTCGATGGAAGGATCTGATGAGGTAAAATCTACTTACCAAAATCCTGGTTATTAGATTAAAATAAGTTGTTTGAGTTAGTTAGTTTCATTAAACACTGCCAGGATTCAAAACCCATGGCAGTGTTTTTTTTTGTAAAATCTAGTAGACCATATGGGAATTCTTGAGGTGAATAGGAAAAATATTTCAAGAAACCTATTGGCTTCGGTTACGGCTAATATTCATGAATAAAAAGTATCACTCAACAATGTGCCAAACCCAAGTGCTCCTATACCTTAGACGATGCCCAAATACTGTGCAAGTCAAATACAAAAAATTTGTAAATTTGAAATAGCAAAAGCATCTTTAAAATAATATGTCCAGGCTTGTTTCTAAAAATTTTCTAAATGTTTCCATAGTATTCTTTTTGGTTAAACATATATCTGATAAATGAAAAACTAGTGATTGGCATAGTCGAAAATTCAAATTTTACTCAAATTGAGGTACGAATTGAACT
This window of the Maribacter cobaltidurans genome carries:
- a CDS encoding RagB/SusD family nutrient uptake outer membrane protein, with the translated sequence MKKLKTRLIVTGILSVALFLASCTKEILEEEPRSVFTPDFFSTELGVQGGITALYGHLRFLYGAWNFYNSTETGTDEYTWAQSADGNFKDMDLSGVGSITSQNAPSAGPWFSCFGAINTASGIIENAEAVGINESLVSEARFFRAFDYFLLVQTYGGVPLDLGAGELKFNTSTNRSSVRNTVPEVYTKAIFPDLLTAIENLPETPRLPGTVTKNVARLYLSKAYLTYAWWLQNPNGIPTYPEAPRTDPDGRDASYYFQQAYDIAASAIDNPGPYTLLEHFYDVHWAPNDRHAEMLLYADHTEESAIYNGADLGWGISGAEDNASVWMVTWNYTNIRSSGASTVQREAAQTYGRPWTRMAPTINVLEETFEEKDLDSRYDGTFATTYRGNWDKAGDDTPSYPNANDLPVEPGDAILSFLDENNPAVVYPDGAGESNVGAGVLPGRADFVIEPGAVSRIVYPGLWKLGTYRTDNDGGLGSPNAGLTRPFPIAKFSEFYFIAAEAAVKGAATQSGKSARDLMNVIRSRAGKWRFDNGEQEERIEDNSDALVAQTPATIDINFILAERSREYFGEGYRWYDLVRTQKWEELAGSYRIAGPNYGEHTPQTVERTIEPYHYLRPIPQGQLDSMEGSDEVKSTYQNPGY